The genomic interval CAGAGAAGCGATATGTCTCGATGAAGCACTTCTTCACGCAGGTGCCGCCCTTCAGGATCCACGACTCCGACGCCTCGGGATCGGCGCCCACGGCGGCGAGCATCCAGCCGAGGACGTAGTCCTTCTCGACCACATCCGGCCGCAGCCCCCATTCTCGTGCGCGTGACAGGATCTCCTGCCTGCTGATCATCCGGGCACCCTACACGAAGCTTGCATTGATGATCAGCCCCCAACGCTTGTTGATGCGCCCCTCCTGGCGGATCGCAGGGTCGAGGCGCGTCAACCCCCTGGTGACGGCTTGCCTCAGTTGGTCGATCACTTCGGCGCTTGCGCCCTTGTGCTCGAGAATGAAGCCGATGCGCTTCGCCGCCGCTCCATTGCCGGAGCGAGACAGTTCGCCCAGCAACGCTGCCATTCCTTTGTCAGTCGTGGATTCGATGTATCGATGCAGGCATTCACTCGCGTGCCTGAAGCCGCCCAGCCAGGCTGGATCGCGGAAACCGTCTACCAGCGTTCGTTCGACGCTCGATACGGCGACCGTCGACGCACCACGCCACACGCAGTTGACGCCGAGCAGGCGTTCCGGGCGCACGCGGACGAGATGGAAGTCCAACCCGAGCAGCCGCTGGTTCCACGATCGAATGGGGGCTGCGGTCGCGACAAACGTCGATCGAAAGAGTTGCTCGGTAAGTCCCCAGTACTCGGCGGCGCTCCAACCGCCGACATAGCACGGCACGAACGCTCGCGCAGCGAGGATCCACGGGTCGGGATACGCCGTGCGTTCGCTCGCTGGCGCGTCCACCGGCAGTACGTAGTACAGTCCGCGCCGCACACGAGCCAACCACCCCGCCTTGGCCAGTCGCGCCAGGCGCGAAGCCGCGTCGGCACTCGTGAGACCCAGCGCACGCGGCGCATCCTCAATCACCAACAACCCGTCCTTCGCCACCGAAACCAGCGCGGCGAGTTCGGCCTTCACCGGGCTTCCGGGGGATGGGTTCATGGTATATGAAGAATGTAGAAAATCGCGGTCATTGTCAATAACTACATAAATACTGTACCCCTCGAACCCTCGGAGTCTGTGCCTTGCCGACGGGACGGTTCTGCTCTGCCTCACGGAGCCGCTGACGTGACCGCCCATCACCACCGCTACTTCATCCCACGCTCACCCCACCTCGCGCTCCTTCCACAGCGACCACACCGCCGGAATCACGACGAGCGTGAGCACGGTGCTCGACACCATCCCCCCCACCATGGGTGCGGCGATGCGCTTCATGACGCTGGCACCGGTCCCGTTTCCCCACAGGATGGGAAGGAGGCCGGCCATGATCGCCGTGACGGTCATCATCTTCGGACGCACGCGCTCCACCGCGCCCTCCACCACTGCCCCGTACAGGTCGCGCAGCGTGGGGCGCTCGACACGCCGACGCAGCTCGCTCCACGCGTGGTCGAGGTAGATGAGCATCACCACCCCGGTCTCCGCCGCCACGCCGGCCAGCGCGATGAAGCCGATGGCGACGGCGACGGACCACGAGTAGCCCAGCCACCAGGTGAGCCAGATCCCCCCAACGATCCCGAACGGGAGGGAGAGCATCACGATCAGCGTCTCGCCCACGTTGCGGAAGTTGAAGTAGAGGAGGAAGAAGATGATCGCGAGCGTGGCCGGGATGACGATGCGCATCGTCTCCCTGGCGCGCTCCATGTACTCGTACTGCCCGCTCCACACCAGGTGATAGCCGGACGGGAGCGTCACCATGTCACGCACCATGCGTTGCGCCTCACGGACGTATCCGCCAACGTCGCGCCCCGCCACGTCGACATAGACCCACGCGGTGGGCATGGCCCCCTCGGTGCGCACCACCATGGGGCCTGCGACCTGCCGGATGGTGGCCAGTTGGCCGAGTGGGACCTGGGCCACCTGGCTCCCCATGGCACCGGGAAGCGAGGGCATCGCGCCGCCAGTCGCCGTCCGCCTAACGCCAACCGGCATTCCCGCGCCGCCCGTGGGCGCCGCGGATCCTCCGGCGTCGTGGTTCACCGGGACGAGCACCGAGGCCAACCGCTCGGGGGTGTCGCGCAGCTCCTGCGGGTAGCGCACGCGCACGCCGTAACGCTCGCGCCCCTCCACGGTCTGCGTGATCGTCATCCCGCCAATGGCCGTGGCAATGACAGTCTGCACGTCGGTGACGTTGACGCCGTGGCGCGCCGCTGCCGCGCGATCGATGTCGATGTCGAGGTAGTAGCCCGACACCGCACGCTCGGCGAAGGCGCTTCGTGTTCCCGGGACCATCTGCACCGCCGCCTCCACCTCGCGCCCCAGTCGCTCGAGCTGTGCGAGGTCGGGGCCGAAGACCTTGATGCCGACCGGTGTGCGGATCCCCGTGGCCAGCATGTCGATGCGCCCCTTGATCGGCATCGTCCAGGCGTTGGTGATCCCCGGGAGCCTAACGGCGGAGTCCATGGCAGCGACCAGGCGGTCGTAGGTCATCCCCGCGCGCCATGCGCCCTCCGGCTTGAGCGAGATGGTCGTCTCGAACATGTCGAGCCCGGCGGGATCGGTCGCGGTGTTGGCGCGCCCCGCCTTGCCCCACACGTGCTCCACCTCGGGAAAGGAGGCGAGGATGGCGTCCTGCTGGCGCATGATCTCGCGCGCACGGGCAATCGGGATGCCGGGGAGCGTGGTCGGCATGTAGAGAATCGTCCCCTCGTCGAGCGGGGGCATGAACTCACTGCCCAGTCGCGTCCACGGAATCCAGGTGGCGATGACGACCAGCGCACTGGCGACGATCACCGGTCCGCGGTGCCGCAGCACCGTGTCGATCACGGGGCGATAGAGCCTGATGAGGAGGCGGTTGAGCGGGTTGGCGCGTTCGCGATAGAGACGCCCGCGCACGAGGAGCGCCATCGCCACCGGGACGAGCGTCACCGAGAGGAGCGACGCCGATGCCATGGCGAAAGTCTTGGTGAA from Gemmatimonadaceae bacterium carries:
- a CDS encoding efflux RND transporter permease subunit is translated as MLKRIIHWSVTNPLLVVLLTLAATIGGVVAVQRTPLEALPDLSDVQVIVQADYNEQAPRIVEDQVTYPIAAEMLKVPGAKTVRGYSFFGVSFVYVIFEDGTDIYWARSRVLEVLNGIQGKLPTTVTPTLGPDATGLGWIYQYALEDTSGRLNLAELRSVQDWYLRYALTAVPGVSEVASVGGFEKQYQVDIDPAKLLAYGIPVTRVMAALQSANSDVGAMTMELSEREYMVRGLGYLKSLADIENVVVGATAAGTPIRVAEVARVSVGPAIRRGIADLDGRGDAVGGIVVMRFGENALATIERVKAKLAEVQQGLPSGVVVRPVYDRSDLIERAIETLKGKLLEESLIVALVCVVFLLHAQSALVAILTLPVGIFMAFLAMRLGGVGADIMSLGGIAIAIGAMIDAAIVMIENLHKHLERAAPDDGSGHFSTRHLSTSDRWRLVVESAQEVGPALFFSLLIITVSFLPVFTLEGQEGRMFKPLAFTKTFAMASASLLSVTLVPVAMALLVRGRLYRERANPLNRLLIRLYRPVIDTVLRHRGPVIVASALVVIATWIPWTRLGSEFMPPLDEGTILYMPTTLPGIPIARAREIMRQQDAILASFPEVEHVWGKAGRANTATDPAGLDMFETTISLKPEGAWRAGMTYDRLVAAMDSAVRLPGITNAWTMPIKGRIDMLATGIRTPVGIKVFGPDLAQLERLGREVEAAVQMVPGTRSAFAERAVSGYYLDIDIDRAAAARHGVNVTDVQTVIATAIGGMTITQTVEGRERYGVRVRYPQELRDTPERLASVLVPVNHDAGGSAAPTGGAGMPVGVRRTATGGAMPSLPGAMGSQVAQVPLGQLATIRQVAGPMVVRTEGAMPTAWVYVDVAGRDVGGYVREAQRMVRDMVTLPSGYHLVWSGQYEYMERARETMRIVIPATLAIIFFLLYFNFRNVGETLIVMLSLPFGIVGGIWLTWWLGYSWSVAVAIGFIALAGVAAETGVVMLIYLDHAWSELRRRVERPTLRDLYGAVVEGAVERVRPKMMTVTAIMAGLLPILWGNGTGASVMKRIAAPMVGGMVSSTVLTLVVIPAVWSLWKEREVG
- a CDS encoding type IV toxin-antitoxin system AbiEi family antitoxin domain-containing protein, producing MNPSPGSPVKAELAALVSVAKDGLLVIEDAPRALGLTSADAASRLARLAKAGWLARVRRGLYYVLPVDAPASERTAYPDPWILAARAFVPCYVGGWSAAEYWGLTEQLFRSTFVATAAPIRSWNQRLLGLDFHLVRVRPERLLGVNCVWRGASTVAVSSVERTLVDGFRDPAWLGGFRHASECLHRYIESTTDKGMAALLGELSRSGNGAAAKRIGFILEHKGASAEVIDQLRQAVTRGLTRLDPAIRQEGRINKRWGLIINASFV